TCATTTCGCTCTGGGTTCGTGTACGTCTTCGTCCTTCGGTGCTCCTTATCCACCACGTAGGTATTTCGTTTCGTCAATCTGTGTTGATCGGGGGGCTTCTTACTGTTTCGCTGGTTCTCTTGGCCCACCAGCTTCTTGTCGTTTGGAGCGTTCTTGGCCTCCTTGTGCTTATCGGACTCATTGAGTGGTTCTTCCAACGCCGGCGTTTAGGGCAGCAAAAAACTTGAACACCAAAACTGTTCAGGTTTTGCCTTGAGCTTGTAGCGGGCATGCGCTACCATAGACCGCGCGTATGCTCAATCAATTTTTCGGTCGGTTCTCCCACGATCTTGGTATCGATCTCGGGACGTCTAATACTCGCGTTTTTGTGCGTGAGAAGGGGATTGTGATTGACGAACCTTCTGTCGTGGCCGTCAATACGCGAACGAATCAAATTTTGGCCGTAGGACGAGATGCGGAGGACATGCTTGGGAAGACGCCTCCACATGTGCAAACAACACGCCCGCTGCAGAAGGGACTTATTTCGGACTTTGAGGTGACGGAAAAAATGCTCAAATTTTTTATTGACCGCGTGCACAAGGAATCATTTACGCTTATTCCTCGTCCGCGCGTGGTGATGAGTGTGCCGCTTGATATTACGGAAGTGGAGCGCAAAGCAGTGGAAGATGCCGCAGCCTCTGCCGGAGCTCGTGAGGTGCATTTGGTGGAGTGCCCTATTGTCTCTGCGCTTGGCGCGCGTCTTCCGATTTCCGAATCTGTGGGGACGATGCTTGTGGACATCGGTGGCGGCAAGACGGAGATTTCCGTGCTGTCCCTTGCCGGTATTGTGACCTGGAAGTCTATCCCTGTGGCTGGTGAGGAGATGAACAAAAATATTACGCACTACGCACGGGATGTTTTCAGCATGATGCTTGGCGAACGTGTTGCGGAGCGCATTAAAATGAGAATCGGCAGTGCTATCGAGCTCGAGGAACCGCTTGAGATGGAAATGCGCGGGCGCGATATGATTACAGGGCTTCCTAAAGAGATTATCGTGACGGACGGGCAAATCCGTGAGGCACTGGCCCGTTCTGTACAAACTATCCTGGAGCAAATCAAAGC
The DNA window shown above is from Candidatus Uhrbacteria bacterium and carries:
- a CDS encoding rod shape-determining protein; this translates as MLNQFFGRFSHDLGIDLGTSNTRVFVREKGIVIDEPSVVAVNTRTNQILAVGRDAEDMLGKTPPHVQTTRPLQKGLISDFEVTEKMLKFFIDRVHKESFTLIPRPRVVMSVPLDITEVERKAVEDAAASAGAREVHLVECPIVSALGARLPISESVGTMLVDIGGGKTEISVLSLAGIVTWKSIPVAGEEMNKNITHYARDVFSMMLGERVAERIKMRIGSAIELEEPLEMEMRGRDMITGLPKEIIVTDGQIREALARSVQTILEQIKAALEVTPPELVADIYERGIVLCGGGSLLRGLDRLISRSASIPVRVAEDPLTTAVRGAGRLLEQDALLADVTLPSASASSIV